The Patescibacteria group bacterium genomic sequence AGGCAAATTTCCTCAAAATACTTATCCAATTTTCCGGCAATTATTTTTTCAATTATCTCTTTGGGCTTGCCCTCTTTGGCCAAACTTTCCCGATAAATTTCTTTTTCTTTCTCTATTTCCTCCGCCGGCACCTCTTCACGGCTTAAATAAAGGGGGCTGGCAGCCGCTATCTGCATCGCTATTTCTTTGGCCAGTTCGCTTTCTCCGGCTTTGTCCAGACTTGCCAAAACTCCAATCCGACCGCCCGCATGGGAATAAGCCGCCAGACAAGCGCCGGCCAAAACGGCAAATCTTTTAATTCCCAATTTCTCGCCGATAGTTCCGCTTAAATTATCCAAATCTTCCTTTACCGTTCCTTTATCCAATTTAAGGCCAAGTAATTCTTCCAGCTCTTTCGGCTTCTTGTCTTTTATAAGATCAAAAATCAATTTTGCCAATTTCTGAAATTTTTCATTGCGGGCGACAAAATCGGTTTCTGAATTCATTTCCAA encodes the following:
- the tsf gene encoding translation elongation factor Ts; translation: MEISLDNIKLLREKTGAGMVDCKKAMEESGGDIEKAVEVLRKKGIAKAAKRSEREAGEGVSLVGANGAGDEGYILEMNSETDFVARNEKFQKLAKLIFDLIKDKKPKELEELLGLKLDKGTVKEDLDNLSGTIGEKLGIKRFAVLAGACLAAYSHAGGRIGVLASLDKAGESELAKEIAMQIAAASPLYLSREEVPAEEIEKEKEIYRESLAKEGKPKEIIEKIIAGKLDKYFEEICLLEQEYIKEDKKKVKDILGEVKVEKFIRYSL